CAGGAATAGAGCTATGGAGTATTTTGTCCATTGGCTAACGAAGCTTTGCTACGCTCTAATAATATTTCTACAGATTCTAAATTGGAATGTGCAGATTGAAAAGCAGGCCAAATATCTAAGGCTTTCCGGTAGTTGGAAGCAGCCATTTCCATATTTCCAGCTCGAGCAAAAGCGTTACCTAGAAAACTATAGGTCTTGGCCAGTTCACGATCCCACTTGATCTCCCAATCAAATACCTCTGTGTCATACTGATCAAGAGTAATCTCTGGTTTGAAATCAAGCAGCAACGAATCGATCTGAGCGATATATTTTGAGTCTTCCTTACGATTAAACTTATCCTCAAGTAACATCCCCCGGTAGAGATCCGCCATGCTTAAACGACTCTGTAATGACCTCTCAAAAGCACTGATGGCATCCGTAACTCTCCCCTGCTTGGTGCGGATCAATCCGACCTTTCCGTATGCATACGATGGCAAAGGGGCGGCCTTTGCAGTTAGTTCATAATA
The Candidatus Neomarinimicrobiota bacterium genome window above contains:
- a CDS encoding tetratricopeptide repeat protein, with protein sequence MIFKETQSFEDRVVGLVVIGFWFGLIVFGLISLFEPAWLVHISDPGKNSEAMDIKHLGDQELRSKRYTNAAQYYRRAIEMVPDFNAAAGNLGIAYSRMGQHDKALRTFEYVLKLNPASPHTVYHNIAELYEKKGQLNDACRYYELTAKAAPLPSYAYGKVGLIRTKQGRVTDAISAFERSLQSRLSMADLYRGMLLEDKFNRKEDSKYIAQIDSLLLDFKPEITLDQYDTEVFDWEIKWDRELAKTYSFLGNAFARAGNMEMAASNYRKALDIWPAFQSAHSNLESVEILLERSKASLANGQNTP